The following are from one region of the Veillonella nakazawae genome:
- a CDS encoding nitrite/sulfite reductase, translating into MKTSVILHGLHNEFTLDQMKACIELAEKYGGSFRHVVTGIQITGIEKDDKEKLISELPEGVTTVIHRGVNSLIACVGKGYCKNGQMETKELADYVERKHYGRKTSHKCKIGISGCGRNCPDAMVKDIAFIGTSQGFMLAVGGNTGMRPEAGKILARKLTVEQSKKAVDILVDWYAEHGEPRERMGKLLERLGNPLEGVEL; encoded by the coding sequence ATGAAGACATCTGTCATATTACACGGTTTACATAATGAATTTACTTTAGATCAAATGAAGGCATGCATAGAACTGGCTGAAAAATATGGAGGATCTTTCCGCCATGTAGTAACAGGTATACAAATTACAGGTATTGAAAAAGACGATAAGGAAAAACTTATCTCTGAATTACCAGAAGGCGTAACCACTGTTATTCATAGGGGTGTTAATTCCTTAATCGCCTGCGTAGGTAAAGGCTATTGTAAAAATGGCCAAATGGAAACTAAAGAATTGGCTGATTATGTAGAGAGAAAACATTACGGCCGAAAAACATCTCACAAGTGCAAAATTGGTATCAGTGGCTGTGGTCGTAACTGTCCAGATGCAATGGTAAAAGATATTGCTTTTATTGGTACATCTCAAGGATTTATGTTGGCTGTTGGTGGCAATACAGGAATGCGACCAGAGGCTGGTAAAATTTTGGCTAGAAAGCTTACTGTTGAGCAATCCAAAAAAGCTGTAGATATCTTAGTAGATTGGTATGCAGAACATGGAGAGCCTCGTGAGCGTATGGGAAAATTATTAGAACGCCTAGGTAATCCCTTAGAAGGTGTAGAACTATAA
- the mutL gene encoding DNA mismatch repair endonuclease MutL, whose protein sequence is MATIHVLDETTINKIAAGEVVERPASVIKELIENSIDASATNIEVEIGDGGVAYMRITDNGIGMTEEDARLAILRHATSKIQQVEDLFDIASLGFRGEALASIASVSHFSLTTRKADSDLGTRITVDGGTFTDCIPYGAAPGTTIEIKDLFYNTPARRKFLKTERTESSKIQDIVGKLALSNPHISFKLIVDDRVAIITPGNGNIGDTVAALYGYKMKDDIFTVAYESDSIYIDGVVSKPTLLKSTRIWQTIIVNNRVISDKTIMKAIDNAYHALLPKNGHPLVVLNITVPAGMVDINVHPRKSEVKFSDDKIIFKAVYHGILNALNNPLHERYERESSSYMNGTINNGSDFRNNETNSNDVNTNRNATVTNSSSYGSLSHHGNSTYDSYRTPSVVQDEMQSAEHIATAVDYDKVFGSRRTKGYEVMRGETTQFVESLKTKGFTPPPPKATYEQSSFTDESFDAVPTEYTSYTKEDVEKFKSLAQDIREENTEARTIQNSGFLPMGQVASCYILAKKGDDLYIIDQHAAHERVRYDKLCKSSESIPMQSILVPQYSEATDDEMNLVEEERETLLDLGFEVELGGPTKIKLVGAPVDLVESKAFEILQYVFSYLHEHQQPTKAQLRHEMLAYASCRGAIKAGHNLNMYQMTTLIEDLFSTEKPYVCPHGRPTIIKFTPDELGKLFLRS, encoded by the coding sequence ATGGCAACCATTCATGTATTGGATGAAACCACAATCAATAAGATAGCTGCTGGTGAAGTTGTGGAACGTCCCGCATCAGTTATTAAAGAGCTCATTGAAAACTCCATTGATGCGTCCGCCACTAATATTGAGGTTGAAATCGGCGATGGCGGTGTAGCTTACATGAGGATTACCGATAATGGTATCGGTATGACAGAGGAAGATGCACGCCTTGCAATTTTGCGTCATGCTACCTCTAAAATACAACAGGTAGAGGATTTATTTGATATAGCATCCCTCGGCTTTCGTGGTGAGGCTTTGGCTAGTATTGCCTCGGTGTCTCATTTTTCTTTGACTACACGTAAAGCTGACTCAGATTTGGGCACTCGTATTACCGTAGATGGTGGTACTTTCACCGATTGTATTCCTTATGGTGCGGCACCTGGTACGACAATTGAAATTAAAGATTTGTTTTATAATACGCCAGCGCGTCGCAAATTCTTGAAAACAGAGCGTACCGAATCTTCTAAAATTCAAGATATTGTAGGCAAACTTGCACTTAGTAACCCACATATTTCTTTTAAACTCATCGTAGATGACCGTGTAGCTATTATTACTCCTGGAAACGGCAATATTGGTGATACGGTAGCTGCATTATATGGCTATAAAATGAAAGATGATATTTTCACTGTTGCTTATGAAAGTGACTCTATTTATATTGATGGTGTAGTTAGTAAACCTACACTTCTTAAAAGTACAAGAATTTGGCAAACTATTATCGTTAATAACCGTGTTATTTCCGATAAAACAATAATGAAGGCTATCGATAATGCTTACCATGCATTGTTACCTAAAAACGGTCATCCTTTAGTGGTGCTTAATATTACTGTACCTGCTGGTATGGTTGATATTAACGTTCATCCACGAAAGAGTGAAGTAAAATTCTCGGATGATAAGATTATATTTAAAGCTGTTTATCATGGTATTTTAAACGCCTTAAATAATCCTCTACATGAGCGATACGAACGAGAATCATCTTCTTATATGAATGGCACAATTAATAATGGATCTGATTTCCGTAATAATGAAACCAATAGTAATGACGTAAATACTAACCGGAATGCTACAGTTACTAATTCTAGTTCATATGGTAGTTTATCTCATCATGGCAATAGTACGTATGATTCGTATAGAACGCCTTCTGTTGTACAAGATGAGATGCAGTCTGCTGAGCATATAGCTACTGCGGTAGATTATGACAAAGTATTTGGTAGTCGCCGTACTAAAGGTTACGAAGTCATGCGCGGTGAGACTACACAGTTTGTAGAGAGTCTTAAAACTAAGGGTTTTACACCACCTCCGCCAAAGGCTACTTATGAACAGTCGTCCTTTACAGACGAAAGCTTCGATGCTGTTCCTACTGAATATACTAGTTATACGAAGGAAGACGTTGAGAAATTTAAGTCTTTAGCTCAAGATATTCGTGAAGAAAATACAGAGGCGCGTACCATTCAAAATTCTGGATTCTTACCTATGGGACAAGTCGCTTCTTGTTATATTTTGGCTAAAAAGGGTGATGATCTCTACATAATAGACCAACACGCAGCTCATGAACGTGTACGTTATGATAAGCTTTGTAAGTCTTCTGAATCCATTCCTATGCAATCTATCCTTGTGCCTCAATATAGTGAGGCTACAGATGATGAAATGAATTTGGTAGAGGAAGAACGTGAAACCTTACTAGATCTTGGATTTGAGGTAGAGTTAGGTGGTCCTACGAAAATTAAATTGGTAGGGGCTCCTGTAGATTTAGTAGAGTCAAAGGCTTTTGAAATTCTCCAATATGTATTTTCTTACTTACACGAACACCAACAGCCTACTAAGGCTCAGTTACGTCATGAAATGCTAGCGTATGCATCTTGTAGAGGGGCCATTAAGGCAGGTCATAATTTAAATATGTATCAAATGACTACCTTAATTGAGGATCTCTTTAGTACAGAGAAACCGTACGTATGTCCTCATGGTCGTCCAACGATAATCAAGTTTACACCTGATGAATTAGGTAAGTTATTCTTACGGTCTTAA
- the hemW gene encoding radical SAM family heme chaperone HemW translates to MKTDSNILNLSTLGDMGLYVHIPFCKQKCMYCDFPAYQNLQDYYETYVYALVQEMDLWVSEHPESKSKPIDTIYFGGGTPTELSIQQLQMIVDKIKSTFTITDDCHMTIESNPGEVDLQYLTKLVKLGFNRISFGVQTFDDKALTMLHRSHDGEKAKQAVYDAKEAGFTDINIDLIYGLPRQTLEDIQHNLNIVKDLPINHISTYGLQVEVGTYLYHLVQKNLISIPSESIDESMYDTMMSGLKALGFERYEISNFAKGNFYSRHNLKYWHYIDYLGFGAGAHSFYDGVRRSNNRNVMPYIQSVDRYIMPTIDTETITVERAQEDFCFLALRTKWGLDEQKFEDRFGVSVHNLFGNILEDLVTKGLLEYQNGSYHLTPEGAKHGNYVFSQFIRE, encoded by the coding sequence ATGAAAACAGATTCTAATATCCTGAATCTGTCTACACTTGGGGATATGGGCTTGTATGTCCATATCCCTTTTTGTAAACAGAAATGTATGTATTGTGATTTTCCAGCCTATCAAAATTTACAAGATTATTATGAAACCTATGTCTATGCATTAGTACAAGAAATGGATTTATGGGTGTCAGAACACCCAGAGTCTAAATCGAAACCTATTGATACTATTTATTTTGGTGGTGGAACACCTACTGAATTATCAATACAACAGCTACAGATGATTGTAGATAAAATTAAAAGTACTTTTACTATTACTGACGATTGCCATATGACTATAGAGTCTAATCCTGGTGAAGTAGATCTACAGTATCTAACTAAGTTAGTTAAACTAGGTTTTAATCGCATTAGTTTTGGTGTTCAAACCTTTGATGATAAGGCGCTTACCATGCTGCATCGCAGTCATGATGGGGAAAAGGCTAAACAAGCTGTTTATGATGCTAAAGAGGCTGGATTTACAGATATTAATATTGATTTAATTTATGGCTTGCCACGACAAACCTTAGAGGATATTCAGCATAATTTAAATATTGTAAAAGATTTACCAATTAATCATATTTCTACGTATGGTTTACAAGTTGAGGTAGGCACTTATTTATATCATTTAGTACAAAAGAACTTGATCTCTATTCCTAGTGAAAGTATAGATGAGTCAATGTATGATACGATGATGTCTGGTTTAAAAGCACTAGGGTTTGAGCGATACGAGATTTCAAATTTCGCGAAGGGTAATTTCTACAGTCGTCATAATTTAAAATATTGGCATTATATAGACTATTTAGGATTTGGTGCAGGTGCGCATTCCTTCTATGATGGAGTCCGCCGTAGTAACAATCGTAATGTGATGCCTTATATACAATCCGTTGATCGATACATTATGCCTACTATCGATACGGAGACGATTACTGTAGAGCGAGCACAAGAGGACTTTTGCTTCTTAGCGCTTCGCACTAAGTGGGGCCTTGATGAGCAAAAATTTGAGGATAGATTTGGTGTATCTGTTCATAACTTATTTGGTAATATATTAGAAGATTTGGTTACTAAAGGCTTATTAGAGTATCAAAATGGTAGTTATCATTTAACCCCTGAAGGCGCCAAGCATGGGAATTATGTGTTTAGTCAATTTATTCGAGAGTAA
- a CDS encoding class I SAM-dependent methyltransferase: protein MNILTTSQKSNEAIQEEAKALASSMHMTYIKRGKTSIPALFGKYQCEYIAVLAGSGLTIHFPENQQHTFHLSMAQLRILRLQRGEGDHLVNAVQVILDKKGLSNRDKFTFLDCTIGLGSDSIVVSYGYPQAQITGLEGSLPIWLATSHGLAHYIHSDDSVTNVLRRIKVNHDNFEHYLPNLPDNSIDIIYFDPMFEVPVEESPQFKPLRGHTVESHIEDKIMAQAMRVATYGVIIKERPFSSVFQNYPPHQWVGGKYSRIGYGVYMKELM, encoded by the coding sequence ATGAATATACTAACGACATCTCAAAAATCTAATGAGGCCATTCAGGAGGAAGCCAAAGCATTGGCTTCCTCTATGCATATGACATATATTAAACGAGGTAAAACATCGATACCAGCCTTATTCGGTAAGTATCAATGCGAATATATTGCGGTTCTTGCTGGTTCTGGATTAACGATTCATTTCCCAGAAAATCAACAACATACCTTTCATTTGTCTATGGCTCAATTACGTATATTGCGTTTACAACGCGGTGAAGGGGATCATCTAGTTAATGCGGTACAAGTCATATTAGATAAAAAAGGATTATCTAATAGAGATAAATTTACATTTTTAGACTGTACAATTGGTCTTGGTAGTGACAGTATTGTAGTGAGTTATGGTTACCCACAGGCTCAAATAACTGGTCTAGAAGGGTCTTTACCTATATGGCTTGCCACTAGTCATGGCTTAGCTCATTATATTCATAGTGACGATAGTGTAACGAATGTATTGCGACGTATTAAAGTAAATCATGATAACTTTGAGCATTATTTACCAAACCTACCTGACAATAGTATTGATATTATTTATTTTGATCCTATGTTTGAAGTTCCTGTAGAGGAAAGTCCTCAATTCAAACCTCTTCGGGGACATACTGTGGAAAGTCATATAGAGGATAAAATCATGGCACAGGCTATGCGTGTTGCCACGTATGGTGTTATTATTAAAGAACGACCATTTAGTTCGGTCTTTCAAAACTATCCACCGCATCAATGGGTGGGCGGAAAATATAGTCGTATAGGCTATGGTGTATATATGAAGGAGTTAATGTGA
- the mnmA gene encoding tRNA 2-thiouridine(34) synthase MnmA: MEKVIAVAMSGGVDSSLTAAMLLKQGYKVFGITLWLWVSGTPYDSVPLAVTDAKKMCDFLGIEHHIIDARDVFYDNVVDYFVKEYAYGRTPNPCVFCNKNIKFDLMLNRALELGATHMVTGHYAQVNYNEETGLYELHKGVDPTKDQSYVMYNMNQRILSHLMFPLGGQCKTETRKLAAEYDLPVAKKPDSVDICFLPHGNYQKLVVEEMKDKPKSGNIVTEDGEVLGKHNGLFNYTIGQRKGLGIAYKHPLYVIGFNGERNEVIVGPNDRLFTNRMICKFYNFLDDTIHKELKVEGKIRYAANPSPCTARILDDDTMKVIFEEPQRAITPGQSVAFYNGTQLLGGAVIDRVC; encoded by the coding sequence ATGGAAAAAGTTATCGCTGTAGCTATGAGTGGCGGCGTAGATAGTTCTTTAACTGCTGCAATGCTACTAAAACAAGGCTATAAAGTATTTGGTATTACCCTATGGCTGTGGGTGAGTGGTACACCTTATGATTCAGTGCCGCTCGCTGTAACAGATGCTAAGAAGATGTGTGATTTTCTTGGTATTGAGCATCATATTATTGATGCTCGTGATGTATTCTACGATAATGTAGTAGATTACTTCGTAAAAGAATATGCCTATGGTCGTACGCCAAATCCTTGTGTATTCTGTAATAAAAATATCAAATTTGATTTGATGCTCAATCGAGCCCTTGAACTTGGTGCAACACATATGGTTACTGGCCATTATGCACAGGTTAATTATAATGAAGAAACTGGTTTATATGAATTACATAAAGGCGTTGATCCTACCAAAGATCAAAGCTATGTTATGTACAATATGAACCAACGCATTTTGAGTCATCTCATGTTCCCACTAGGTGGGCAATGTAAGACTGAAACACGTAAATTAGCTGCTGAATATGATTTGCCAGTAGCTAAAAAACCAGATAGTGTAGATATTTGCTTCTTGCCTCATGGGAACTATCAAAAGCTTGTAGTAGAAGAAATGAAAGATAAACCAAAGTCTGGTAATATCGTTACTGAAGATGGTGAGGTATTAGGTAAGCATAATGGTTTATTTAACTACACTATAGGCCAACGTAAGGGCCTAGGGATTGCATATAAGCATCCATTATATGTAATTGGCTTTAATGGTGAACGCAATGAAGTCATTGTAGGTCCTAATGATCGACTATTTACGAATCGTATGATTTGTAAGTTCTATAATTTCTTAGATGATACAATTCATAAAGAATTAAAGGTAGAAGGTAAAATTCGCTATGCAGCAAATCCTTCACCTTGTACTGCACGTATCTTAGATGATGATACGATGAAAGTTATCTTCGAAGAACCACAACGGGCTATTACACCAGGTCAGTCCGTAGCCTTTTATAATGGCACTCAACTATTAGGAGGTGCTGTTATCGATCGCGTATGTTAG
- the miaA gene encoding tRNA (adenosine(37)-N6)-dimethylallyltransferase MiaA, whose amino-acid sequence MNPLITIVGPTAVGKTDLTLDLAEQLHAEVISGDAYQVYKQLNIGTAKPSADELKRVKHHLIDILEPNDSYSVSIFQNQAKEIIGRLNDRNILPILSGGTGLYVQSLLENYNFNDVKPNKSLRSELDELFNAKGIDGLREYAITLGKEHNIEIQYSDKHRLYRAVEILHHGDVDSLRNQTKDGVSYKGPVIGLMRDRDQLYERINFRVDMMFDAGLIKEVEQLIKSGVNPDCQAFKGIGYKEVVDYMNGSISLDECRDLIKKNTRHFAKRQITWYKRMPYIEWIHIDNNTSKDFIFNKAMELIRREGLA is encoded by the coding sequence GTGAATCCCTTAATTACCATCGTTGGACCAACGGCGGTAGGCAAAACAGATCTAACCTTGGACTTAGCAGAACAGCTACATGCTGAGGTTATTTCTGGTGATGCTTACCAAGTATATAAACAACTCAATATTGGTACCGCTAAACCATCGGCGGATGAACTTAAGCGTGTGAAACATCATCTTATCGATATTTTAGAACCAAATGATTCATATTCAGTGTCTATTTTCCAGAATCAAGCTAAAGAGATAATTGGTAGATTAAATGACAGGAATATTCTTCCTATTCTCTCTGGTGGTACAGGGTTATATGTTCAATCGTTATTAGAGAACTATAACTTTAATGACGTTAAGCCTAATAAAAGTTTACGATCAGAACTAGATGAGCTATTTAATGCTAAAGGTATTGATGGTTTACGAGAATATGCTATCACCTTAGGAAAAGAACATAATATAGAAATTCAATATAGTGATAAGCATCGTTTGTATCGAGCTGTTGAAATATTACATCATGGTGATGTAGATTCATTACGTAATCAGACAAAAGATGGTGTATCATATAAAGGGCCTGTTATTGGTCTTATGAGAGATCGTGATCAGTTATATGAGCGCATCAATTTTCGCGTTGATATGATGTTTGATGCAGGTTTGATTAAAGAAGTAGAACAACTCATTAAGTCTGGAGTAAATCCAGATTGCCAAGCTTTTAAGGGGATTGGTTATAAAGAGGTTGTAGACTATATGAATGGTAGTATTAGCCTCGATGAATGCCGCGATTTAATTAAGAAAAATACTCGTCATTTTGCCAAGCGACAAATCACTTGGTATAAGCGCATGCCATATATTGAATGGATTCATATTGATAATAATACATCTAAAGATTTTATATTTAATAAAGCTATGGAATTAATTCGTAGAGAAGGATTAGCATGA
- the lepA gene encoding translation elongation factor 4 codes for MSTKKIRNFCIIAHIDHGKSTIADRLIEYTGTLQKREMEAQVLDSMDLERERGITIKAQSVRILYKAQDGEEYTLNLIDTPGHVDFSYEVSRSLAACEGALLVVDAAQGVEAQTLANVYLALEHDLEIIPVINKIDLPSADPDRVRHEIEDIIGLDASEAVLCSAKSGIGIPDILEAIVNKVPAPPDKSDEPTRALIFDSRFDAYKGAIAYVRVKEGTIKAKDTIRMMHDNKDFDVTELGIFTPNLVPVQELSCGSVGCIAASIKNVADCHVGDTVTLADNPAPEPLPGYRKAVSMVYCGLYPTDSKDYENLRDALEKLQLNDAALEYEAETSLALGFGFRCGFLGLLHMDVIQERLEREYNLSLITTAPSVNYKIYKTNGEMLEVDNPAKLPPPTEIDYIEEPYVKATTIVPKDFVGTIMELSQDKRGEYQSMEYLDETRVSVVYHLPLSEIIYDYFDKLKSATKGYASLDYELIGYKQSPMVKMDILLNGDPVDALSIIVHKDRASTRGRALAEKLKELIPRQMFEIPIQAAVGTKIVARETVKAWRKDVLAKCYGGDISRKRKLLEKQKAGKKRMKSVGSVEIPQEAFMAILKVED; via the coding sequence ATGTCAACGAAAAAGATTAGAAACTTCTGTATTATAGCTCATATTGACCATGGTAAATCTACCATCGCCGACAGATTAATTGAATATACTGGCACATTACAAAAACGAGAAATGGAAGCGCAAGTCCTAGACTCCATGGATTTGGAACGAGAACGTGGTATTACTATTAAGGCACAATCTGTTCGAATTTTGTATAAAGCACAAGATGGAGAAGAGTATACTTTGAACCTTATCGATACTCCTGGCCATGTGGATTTCAGCTATGAAGTATCTCGTTCTCTTGCAGCTTGTGAAGGTGCATTACTAGTAGTAGATGCTGCACAAGGTGTAGAAGCTCAAACGTTGGCAAATGTGTATCTCGCTTTAGAACATGATCTTGAAATTATTCCTGTTATTAACAAAATTGATTTGCCTTCTGCCGATCCTGATCGGGTTAGACATGAAATTGAAGATATCATTGGTTTAGACGCATCAGAAGCAGTATTATGTTCTGCTAAATCTGGCATTGGCATTCCAGATATTTTAGAAGCCATTGTAAATAAGGTGCCTGCACCACCAGATAAATCTGATGAACCAACAAGAGCATTGATTTTTGATAGCCGCTTTGATGCTTATAAAGGTGCAATTGCTTATGTGCGTGTAAAAGAAGGTACTATTAAAGCAAAAGATACCATTCGCATGATGCATGATAATAAGGATTTTGATGTAACTGAGCTCGGTATCTTTACACCAAATCTTGTGCCTGTTCAGGAATTATCATGTGGTTCTGTAGGTTGTATTGCGGCAAGTATTAAGAATGTAGCAGACTGTCACGTAGGTGATACGGTAACATTAGCTGATAATCCTGCACCAGAACCATTACCAGGCTATCGAAAAGCCGTATCCATGGTATATTGTGGCTTGTATCCAACAGATTCTAAGGACTATGAAAATCTTCGTGATGCATTAGAAAAGTTACAGCTTAATGATGCTGCTTTAGAATATGAAGCTGAAACATCTTTAGCATTGGGTTTTGGTTTCCGTTGTGGCTTCCTTGGGCTGTTACATATGGATGTAATTCAAGAACGGTTAGAGCGTGAATATAACTTATCCCTTATTACAACAGCTCCATCTGTAAACTACAAGATTTATAAGACGAATGGAGAAATGCTTGAAGTGGATAACCCTGCTAAATTACCACCACCAACTGAAATCGATTACATTGAAGAACCATATGTAAAAGCTACTACAATTGTGCCTAAAGACTTTGTTGGTACTATTATGGAGTTATCTCAAGATAAACGTGGTGAATATCAATCCATGGAATATTTGGATGAAACACGTGTATCTGTTGTGTATCACTTGCCTTTGAGTGAAATTATTTACGACTACTTTGATAAATTGAAATCTGCTACCAAGGGTTATGCGTCTCTTGACTATGAGTTGATTGGGTATAAACAATCTCCAATGGTTAAGATGGATATTCTGTTAAATGGTGATCCTGTGGATGCATTGTCTATTATCGTACATAAGGACCGTGCTTCTACACGTGGTCGTGCGTTAGCTGAAAAATTAAAAGAATTGATTCCTCGTCAAATGTTTGAAATTCCAATTCAAGCAGCGGTGGGCACGAAAATTGTGGCTCGTGAGACTGTAAAAGCGTGGCGTAAAGACGTTTTGGCGAAGTGTTACGGCGGTGATATTTCTCGTAAACGTAAACTCTTAGAAAAACAAAAAGCTGGTAAGAAACGTATGAAGTCTGTGGGCTCTGTAGAGATTCCACAAGAAGCATTTATGGCTATTCTCAAGGTTGAGGACTAA
- a CDS encoding aminotransferase class I/II-fold pyridoxal phosphate-dependent enzyme, with product MTLEEIRSKALEMAEPEFKKFEPIALANTKKVLEAFKECQVSDYHFTGTTGYGYNDVGREKLDEVFAYVFKGEKAIVRPHFVSGTHALATTLISLMGNGSKGTEFIYAVGAPYDTMQSVIGASREVRGSLVEKGFTYTEVPLKDNTYDVEAIANAVNDNTRVVVIQRSRGYSTREPLSIADIKIIVDAVKAKNSNTICFVDNCYGEFTELQEPLEAGADIMAGSLIKNAGGGLAPTGGYIVGREDLVEDAAYQLTAPGLGDHMGSYAPGYRLFFQGLFMAPHVVLQALKGAVYTAAVGELLGYDVFPKVNAERYDLIQAINLKNGEEMEHFCVGMQAYSPVDAHVHPIPGDMPGYEDKIIMAGGTFVQGSSIELSADGPVRPPYTIFMQGGLVFEHSMLGILGAAEELLKHR from the coding sequence ATGACATTAGAAGAAATACGTAGTAAAGCCCTTGAGATGGCTGAACCTGAATTTAAAAAGTTTGAACCTATTGCATTAGCCAATACAAAAAAGGTGTTAGAAGCCTTTAAAGAGTGCCAAGTATCTGATTATCATTTTACAGGTACTACGGGTTATGGTTATAACGATGTGGGCCGTGAGAAGTTAGATGAAGTATTCGCCTATGTATTTAAAGGTGAAAAAGCCATTGTTCGTCCCCATTTTGTTTCTGGTACTCATGCACTAGCAACAACTTTGATTTCTTTAATGGGGAATGGTTCAAAAGGGACTGAATTTATCTATGCAGTTGGGGCTCCTTACGATACGATGCAATCTGTTATCGGTGCATCTCGTGAAGTGCGTGGATCTCTTGTAGAAAAGGGGTTTACCTATACTGAGGTACCTTTAAAAGATAATACGTATGATGTAGAAGCCATCGCTAATGCTGTTAATGACAATACGCGAGTAGTAGTGATTCAACGCTCTCGTGGTTATAGTACGCGTGAACCATTATCTATTGCGGATATTAAGATTATTGTAGATGCTGTAAAAGCTAAAAACTCGAATACTATTTGTTTTGTAGATAATTGTTATGGTGAGTTTACAGAACTGCAAGAGCCTTTAGAAGCTGGTGCAGATATTATGGCGGGCTCTCTCATTAAAAATGCAGGTGGCGGTTTGGCACCAACTGGTGGCTATATCGTAGGTCGTGAAGACTTAGTTGAAGATGCAGCGTATCAACTGACTGCTCCAGGACTTGGTGATCATATGGGCTCTTATGCGCCTGGTTACCGATTATTCTTCCAAGGCTTATTTATGGCTCCTCACGTAGTATTACAAGCTCTTAAAGGGGCTGTATATACAGCTGCAGTAGGTGAATTGTTAGGGTATGATGTTTTCCCTAAGGTAAATGCTGAACGCTATGATTTAATCCAAGCTATCAATTTAAAAAATGGAGAAGAAATGGAGCACTTCTGTGTAGGTATGCAAGCATATTCTCCTGTAGATGCCCACGTACATCCAATTCCTGGCGATATGCCTGGCTACGAAGATAAAATCATCATGGCCGGTGGTACCTTTGTACAAGGCTCATCTATTGAATTAAGTGCAGATGGTCCTGTTCGCCCTCCGTATACGATTTTTATGCAAGGTGGACTTGTATTTGAACATTCTATGCTAGGTATTTTAGGTGCTGCAGAAGAATTACTAAAACATAGATAA